The sequence below is a genomic window from Coffea arabica cultivar ET-39 chromosome 4c, Coffea Arabica ET-39 HiFi, whole genome shotgun sequence.
GTTCCTTGTCCTGCAGATTCTTTGATGCATAGAGCAGCTGCAGCAGAAATGCTGTTTGTTTTGGAATCAAACAAGAAGGATGAGGCTGTCAAATTAATTGAAGAATCAATCAATGAACCCTTGTCAATGTAATGTCACTCGACAGCCcagaataattttttatttttttcccatgATGCTGTTTTGCATGGTATTTTGCTTTCTTTTAGATTATTGCATGTTGGAGCTCTCACATGTTTTCCGTTGATCAGAAAAGGACTTCTTGGACCGGCGAGGAAATGGAAGCTCATAGATTGTATTGCTGTTCACAGTGTGCTAGAGAAAATATTTGATGATCAAGATGCAGCCTTGCGTAAGTCTTCATCCCATGTCTCTTGCATTATCTTGACTTCAGTAACAGATATTTAAATCCTGCTTGCTTGAAGAGATGAGGGTATAGGACACTTGTAATTAGCTTATCAGTCCGCAGTTTAGTTGCATGGGAATCTATTACTTGAATCTAAGTTATCTTGTCTGGTTTTTGGTTGCATTCATTCTGATGTTGTATCATGTTTAAATATAATTTATCCTTGGCCTTGTTATTGCCTGATGCAAGGACGTGGAAGTTTCATGCGTCAGAATATGTATAACGCATGGCTATGTGGTTCAGAAAGAATCAGAAGCATCTAGTGCTGAACTTGTTTTACATATGTTCGTTTGGCAGGATGGAAATTACGCTGTGCTGAATATTTTCCATATTCTACATACTTCGGAGGCAAAAAGTGTTCTGCTATCACAAAATTGGCTCATCACCAAACAGAGGAAACCTCTGAAAATGCAGGTACAGTAAATCCCCATGCCACTGAATTTTCGACGAATGGAAACCTGGAGAAATCAGAAGGGTCTAAGGATTTGGCTGGCCAACTACATTCAAGTCTTGTACTCAGCTAACCTGGCAGTTAGATGGTTTTTGTCTGGCTGATAACGCATCCTTTTGAGACGTTGGATTACCGTTTCAAGGAGGAGAAATATCCAGGGTgctaatttttgatttttgtgcaAATAGCTGGGAGTTTTGCTGTTGGTTTAGGACCTTTTCATTGTGCCCCACTTTGACCTCTGCACAGTAATTATATGATTTCCTTGAGAATGTGCGTGAACCGCTCCGAATGTAATATGGTAGAACTTGCGCGCTATATTAGCTATTTGACGGTGAGCTGTTGAGGCCGAGATTCCGAGTCTTCTGTTGCCAACATAATGAGCAACTTTTCAATTGAAGTGGCTCGCTTGGAATTGACTGGTCACTGGTTCTAGTTTATTATAAGCAGGATACTCTCGATAGTCATAGCAATTTGAAGAGCATGTTGTACTTCCCAATTTCATTCACATTTTTAATGTATAAATGCTACTGCATGTAAGAAAATTTTGTCCTTACCTCATAAAGTAAGACATTTGAGATTTGTAGCCAAGAAATTCACACAAGGCAATATATTCAGTTTCCTCTGCAGTCTGCACTTCACTTTTTATTCCGCCTGGGTAAAATAGCCCAAACCGCCCTTCGCTCTACATTCTTGAGAGACCGAGTGCCCGTCAAGAACTCTGGTGAGATAAACGAAGATTGGGAAGACAGGGTGCCTCCTTATCAGCAGATCCATTTGCCTCTGAGCACGGCTACCCCATGAAAACATGCAGTAACCTGCGAGGTTTTCCTTTCGAGTCTTTCATTGCTTGATGAATGCCACCGGACATTCAGTAAGATTATCTTCTCTGGAGTCAACTTTATAAGAAATCTTTCACTGCGACTTTGATTGTCAaagtctttttttcttttctttttttttttttttgggtgaaatAAAGTTTATGTTCTCTAGTCATTCAATAAGATTTACCGTCTTATTCCTATTTTTGGTTCAGAAGAGCTGCTCAATCGAGTGTTTATTAAGAATACCTTCCTCCTCCTGTTTCTGTGCTCAACTTTCGCTCTCATTTACTCTCTGAACGGATCTCCCATGGCATTTAATGCTCTTCTTCGAAACAGTTCACGGCCACATGATTAATTTTGAACGATCAAGAGTGGCCCATGGTTCAGATTTCTGTATTTGAAGCATGTGCCTTCAtggccatgagatatatatctGAAGGCATGGATCATGTTAATCCACACTTCCAATCTCGCGTCCACCAATGCATGCATGCGTGGAACCTGGAAGTTGCCTTGAAATGGTGGGTCGGTGATCGATGTGCTCTTCTTGAGGATGTTAGAGCGAGCATGCGGCAGCATGGAAAACTACATTGTACGGACTATTAATTTTAGCtcaattcatttcatttggccctcctcctcctcctcctataGTCCTATTACGTCCTTCTCATCCGAATTGACTCGGACAGTGAGAGGTTTGTAAATTTGAGAATACAATGGAATATGGGAAGACAGATAAAGGTAGAGCTGAAAGGGATAAGTTCGGAGCGTAATTTacataattaaataaaatgagGTTTCTCTTCAacgattttctttttaaattggaTCCAATCATGCGCAAGGCTAGAAGTGCacagaaaaatgaaaatcaatatAGGGAACATTAATTCTTGAATAAGGTTCGAGTTTTTGTGAAACCGCAAATTACATTATTGATGAGTGGAGTTGGTTCATCCTCCCAAGACGACCTCAACACTGAAATCTactgaatctttttttttttttttttttcatctttctgTTGGGTCATGGGTGGGCTAGCTGAATTGGAGccatggttcaaagactcggcTGAGTCCAATTTCAAAATACTTGACTCCTCCGAGACGCCACTATAAAAGGTTAAAACGGTCGAGTCACATCGAATCACTCCGAGTCAactcgaatttttattatttttactaattttttaattatttttgtttatcatattttttttataatttttagaatattaaatattttaaaaattcacATCTTGCCGAGACCGCAACTGATATACCGAAATCGATGTGGAGCCGGGACTGCAActttgaaccatgattggaGCACAAATTAGAATTTCCATCTGATTAACGCCTTCGACGATGCCTCGATCATATGCAGTGGAATCCACGAACATGAATGAAAATGATGGCACTAATGAGAATGAGAACCTCAAGATCATAGCATCGCCAACACACGGAGGACCTTCCATCACACCGCTGGAGTCTGGCTTCAACAACGAGCTTTTAACACGGCAGCTAGCTGTTCCTGCAGTTCTACTTTCGTCCATTTCTTGCaattcttgtacttgttatattatttgatatattataatattatattattacattttttaaaaattaatatatacatGCACACACTTATTACATTATTTGGTATATAATAACATTCTGAGCATGTTTGAATAACAaacttttttcaaatttgattttgtaTGCATCACAAATACGTTattcaatcatctttttcattCTGCATACATCACAAAAGgtattacaataattatttcaaataatattttaaataatctctCATCCGAATACACCGGTTATATTGTTGCTTTCATAAAAGCATTAATGTAcataaatcaaatatttcatatATATTCAGCATAACATTGTAGACACAGTTACATCCCAAAGATTATGGTTGGATTCTTGTTCTCtgcaaaatgaatgaaaaacgAATATTGGCAGTTGGGCATGACTTTGCAATATCGAACAAGATACATGTATGGAGTATTTGGCACGTTGACATGTTATGATCATCTGCGAACTTTAAGCTGGAAATTAAGAGGCTCATGCAGATTAAGTAGTACGTAGTTCCTGTGAAGTGTGAACTTGCTGCTGCATGCTTTTCCATAGAAGATCATTCGCTACGATCTACATCGAAGAAGAATATGTTCTTCTTGACGATCGATTTCTTTTGCGAGAGAGACAATGAAACTATATATGTGCCAGCCAACTCACGAGGGTGTATAAACTGATCGATGAGACTTCATCTTtgtgagagtttttttttttttttttaatttctcccTCCTTCAATTCCTCACACCCAAAAGAATAataccaaggaaaaaaaatgatggtGAAGATATTTTTTTTGAGGCAGATCGAGGCAGACATAAATTAGAAAAAGTTGGAATTCCTCTTCTTTGTAGCTcatgcacctttttatttttctttatggaATCCCCAGGGTCCCATCCTCGATTGAGTAGAATCATAATTTGAGAAAAGCAACGAATCAAAGTCTAGGCATATATATAAACATGTTGGAGGCGCGAGTACTACTAATTAACTCTGGAGGGAAATTCGGCAGTCGAAGTTTCGGTGCCAAAATTCTAGTAATACATTATAATATGACTAGGAAGAAAATAGGAAAGCAACAAATTAAGAGCCTAACCGAATTAATTAATAAGACTAAACTAGTTGATGTACAGTAATCCATTGTTAAAGAATACATGCAGAtattcttctctttctttttgttttcccttgTTTATATATTCCAAAGCTTCCTCGTCAATTAGGCAAAGCACATGGCTTGTTCCATTTTAAACATGTCCAACGGTGGGGATTAGTATACCCTTAGGATCTTTTCCATATCCACCTTTGAGTTTTGCCGGCCTTTCCTTGTGTTTTAGGTAGCAGACATTTCCCTACCATTGTTTCTCATGTGACCGACCACTCAGTTTGCTTGACCTGGCATTGCTTCTTCGTGTCCTCTCTTCCAAAAGTGCACTATAAAGCCTAACTATCTCTTTAATTGCTTATAAACCGAGAACTACAATTGTCAATCATATCTGCGCAAAAACCCTTCTCAAACATTAATAGCAAGATAGGAATATCTTCGACGTCACAAGAGATGGCGAAAGACGGTCTTGGACTGGAAATTACCGAGCTCAGGTTAGGGCTTCCAGGAGGTGGCTTTGATCAAGTGATGCTGAAAACTGGCAAGAAAAGGGCGTTTTCCGAGATTGAAGAGGATCATCATCAGAATGGGAAGAGATCGAATGAAGCTAAGTCTGAAATAATACCAAAAAATCAAGTGGTGGGATGGCCTCCAGTTTGCTCCCACCGGAGGAAGATTAGCTTTAATGGCCAGGAATCAACAAAACTGTACGTCAAAGTTAGCATGGATGGCGCCCCTTTTCTCCGCAAAATTGATTTGGCTGCTCAGAAATGCTATTCTGACCTTCAGCTGAATCTTGAAAGGCTTTTCGGTTGTTACGGTATTGGTAAGTAGTCATCTTATCCAACTCTACCTAATTCCATTTAGCATGAAACTTAATTAGTTCACTAACTAAGCTTTGAATGGAGTTATTATAGAAGCTAATCACCTATTTTGTCGCCCTTCGCCATGCAAATTCCTAACTTAATTTAGATAAAGTATGACTAAATCCTTGCTGACATTCACATGTTGTTGCTACTAGATCCTAGTGCTTGACTTTGGCAGCTAATTCCCTTAGTTTATGCTCATGACCTTCACAATAAGCAAAACTAATCTAGTGAAACTCAATGTgggactcttttttttttccccttcaagTTTCAAAGTGGCACCTTATTTACCACATAAAAGGAATCAATGTTTCAATATTTCGTTTTTCTTCCTAGACTTACGTTTTGCTTAATTCTTCTATTGTATCATATGTTATTCTGGGACAAAGACATAATTCACCATGGTTTATTGTCGGAACTAGGTATCCATATGCTGCTATAGTTTTGGAAGTTGGGTTATTACAAGGATtacaatttgaaacaaaatgtcCTAAAAGTACAAGATAGTAAAGtaccaagggaaaaaaaaaaaacctagaaAGAACTTATTTCATACTGAGAAAAACAAATTCAGCTGTCCTTATGATCTCATTTGATATGTTGATTGTTGACAGGAGAGGCGTTGAACGATGCGGACAGTTCAGAATTCGTTCCCATATATGAGGACAAGGACGGGGACTGGATGCTCTTGGGTGATGTTCCCTGGACGTAAGTCTCAATTTTACCTCATTTCCACCAATACATTTGACAAAATACGCATACGAAAATGCAATGTCGCAAATTTTCTTCTCTAGTTTGTgtggagggggaaaaaaaagaagaagaatgctGTAAGAAAAAGATGTTCTTTGCAAGAATTTAATTTAAACGCCTATTTTCACTGTCAGACAATAAATATAACAAAGCCATGCATTTCAAGTTAATTTGTGATGATATTTGAATCGATCTAAGAAgggaaattttcatattttaacaGAAAAAGAAATACTACTGTGTTATTATGGGTTTGGCAACAACACCAGTCTTTTTCACTTACTACAGTATATATCGCCGACAGGCTCGATTTTTCCGCTAGTTTGCTTCTCTCCGTGACATAATTGTCCTTGAGGACAGATCCCAATCCAACATGATTTAGTGCATGCAAAGCCCTAGGAAAGATCTAGCCAGAATTAGTACTAGCAGATCTCATGCGTGTGCAGCAAAACTACGAAGATTTTGAACATGTTGATGAAACcgaaaccccccccccccccccacccaaaaaaaaaaaaaccatatccCTTTAAtagttcttttcctttttgttttccactAATCTTAATTAAGTTttagaaattgaatcaattcgTGGCATGAAGGACGTTAGTTCTTTACTTGTTAATTCATGTGTCAGGCTcaggcgaaatttgatcaaatgaaCTTACATGCTAGGTTGTTTCTTTTTATGTGTCTAAATGTTCATTAGAACGTGAAAAATCTAATCTAATCGCGATTAGAGTCGAAAAGATCTTGTAATGCTAAAAAGcatcttgtttctttttaaaattaattggCAGGATGTTCATTGAATCATGTATAAGGCTGAGGATCATGAAGAGGACGGATGCAAAAGGCATTGGGATTCATCCAAAGAGCAGTTTGAAAGGAACCTCACGAGATGGATGATACATATGTGCAATTTCTTCCTCACGCTTAGTACTGAGAAGTGCTTGAGACTGAATTCGGTGTACCCACTATGACTTATCTTTCCTCACAATTACCTGTCTGAAACAGTAGTATTTTAACTTTGATTGGATGGGATGGGATGGGATGGAAGAGTTTCCTTCCATAGATGTCCCAAATTTATGTAAGCTGACAATTTCCCTTGCCTCTTTATATGTAGCATTTGCTCAATTTGACGATGGATTTGTCATATTTGGATTTTGTGTAATGAACAACATATTGTGTTCCTTGATACATTTTTGGCTCATGTATATATCAGTTGCTTGCTAGGCACATCAGTTTTGGTAATAAAAGATTATcattatgatgatttttttcGTCTATAATAAGCGATGATTATCGCTAATAAACCGATTAGTGACGATATTATCCTCGTTTGTGGCTCGGAAAAAAGCCACAAACTGCTAATTGGTCTAGAATAAATATGGTTCAAACTGGACAGAAGATTAAATTGGATTGTTTTCGCAATTTCAGTTTAGAAGATTATACCCTTTGATTCCTATTGGCATGTGAATTCTAAATACCGAGTAACTAGACATTTAGTATATATATACTTGAATTGTTGTTCCGGACATATTCACATGGACATAGCCATATTCACATGAACTCCAGGTACAGAACCtcttctgctgctgctgctgctgccgcTGCCGCtgcataaatatatatgtatatatatgttctGGGCAGTTGCTTCAATCACATATTTTAACAACCCAAAACTACTAGCATCACTGTACCCGGACAGAATGAATGAAGTCTGACAAGGAAGGCTGTGTCAATTATAATCCTAGTGAACAGTAGTATTTGTCGTCGATTACTATGATTGAATTGAAATCTTAAGGCATCCTCATTTTTTGAAGTCATATTAAGGTCATATCTTTATTAACATGTGATTTTGATAATTGTTGTCGACGAGTAAGCCACGTCCACACAATTTATTTGGCTTCGAGTTTGACCGTGTCTTTGTGATCAAATTAAATTAACCCTTTTAATCACTTGTTCAGGTTCTCTGTATTATTGGTCTCAAAACTGTTTGTGCTATTCCAGTATAGCAGAATTGAAAATGGGAGTCAATCTAATTACGCTTGAAACCTCCGATTTAAACTAAGTCACACACTGACTTCCTTCTTGAATTattatgactttttttttttggtggtaaGATGGGTTCGGTTTCGATCACTATCATGAGTCAGGTTATGCTCTCAAAGACCATTGGttatttacaaattacactgaCTTCCTTCTTGAATTattatgactttttttttttggtagtaaGATGGGTTCGGTTTCGATCACCACCACGAGTCAGAGTATGCTCTCGGGACCATTGGTTATTTATAAGGATTCTTGTAGATCATTGATCCATACAACTCTCATATTAACAGTGGAATTCAAATACATAACATTTTACGAACAAGTGGCCCGTTCTTATCAATTGAACCAATTTGTGCTATCGAATTATCATGATCATGCTTATGGTGTTTCATACGCATATGACATATTCTTCAACTCTTCGATATTCAAATAAATCTCTAATTTTTTGACTGTGTGCTTAAACGTCTAAGGTGGTAGTGCAGAGAAATTGAAACGCCTCTCATAAAAAAGATGACTGCAAAACCGGGCAGGAGCATGTGTAAAAATCATTGAGTTGATATAGACGCTTTAATAATATTGTCGAAGAATATAATAAATTACCAAAGATGTTAATCCGCGCTATATACAAGTTCGCTTATAAAGCAATTTGTTCAGGTCAATTAGAATCATGATATGTGTAATCGAAAGGGGCGATCCCCGTTTATGTGAAAACGTTGCTTGCTTAATCAAATCAAGCTAATGGCCCAATATGACAAAACATTAAAACGTGCGATATGATCAAGACATTTTCTTGGTGGCAAAAAATCCAATAATTTTTTATAAAGGGAAAAGTGCAGCTGATTGATTCGTGATTTCAGTATCGTGTAGAACCAATACCAGTAATACGGATAAATGACGCTTGAGAGACATGTCTGCATGCTGCCATCGAATGGCAACGCCTTCATGTGATTGGCATCTTCTTATAACaaattttggtgatattggaaATCCATTTAAGTGCTTGGTCTGCTCAAATTTACATATGCATGTTGTCACGTCTCACCGTGAAATTAGTTCATCTACTTAACATTAATTGCTGCTAGAATGTAAAGAAGAGAGAATGTTGGTTAATTTAGTCTAAAAttatgaacttgatatttgtatGAACGAGTAAATAGCCAGAATAATGATCACTAGATTATCTACTAAAGTGGCACGGTTTGATCacctgattttatttttttggcccAAATGGTCACTCAACTTCTTAAAATGGACAGTCATTTTCTATTAAATCAACCAGAAATGACTTAATTACAATCTAGGACATTTTTGCCCTCTAAAAACCCACAGTAGCAGGTTAaatatgccttttttttttctagtcgGTTTAACAGCTAAATTAGACAATATGATCCAAATATTTGAACTAGCACCTACTATTTTCTAGTCGGttggcacaaaaaaaaaagtttggtgaCAAAGCCATACTATTGTAAATAGTTGAGTGACCATTTTCATCATTTACTCTATATGAATCGTCGGCACGAAAATATTTTAGCATCAAGACAAGATGTACGTACGCCATATAATAGTGGACTAGCTAGtaagttgtgtttggattgcattttccgtcatttttcatggaaaaattactgtagcgatttgatatatgtgaaggaaaaaagtgatagggaaatgtgatcacggaaaacgacaatattttccgacAGAAACAAGCAATTCAAGCATGGCCAAATTTCCGAACTTCTTGTTGTTGCACATAGTAGTTAGCTATGTAAACTTTTGTTATGTTATTGTAAAATTTTCTCTGAGAACAAGCGTTTCATGTGGTCCCTAATGTTCttcaaaaccaaaataaaatttgGTTCTAAAGCCTTATATTCTGCAAATGTCAATTTTACGAATTTAATGATCTTTGTTCGAGGTCTTTATCTGGCATTGAAATCATTGGTTGCAAGCCTCGATCCAAAGAGGCCGAGTTTGTTCGTGGTTTTCGTCAACACTAAACTTTTGTAGCACCTCATATTGTTAATCAATAGTGACATGCATGATGCTTACGTTGATTAGAATTGTCGCCTTTGAATTGGTTTATGTGAATAATTTCtgcctctgttttttttttttttttcctgaaacTGAATGCGTGTTGCACGTTTTGATTTGTATGACAAATTTGATAAGCGTAATTACAtaattttgaatcttgaattagATGAGATTTTGTAAATTAAAAGTTTTTACATCTAATTAAAGAGACTTTTACTGGTATATATATGTGTTGAAAATCACATCACACGATAAAAAATGGCCTTCATATTTTGAGgatatttatttgctttttgaGGATAATAAGTTACTTCAAGTAAGGATTTGTTTggattatcatttttttttaaaaaaattatatctttcataaatatattttttaaatatatttttactcCACACGCATATTAAATCATTACAgtgattttttttagaaaaatttcaaaaaataccaGTCTAAATAGGCTCTAAAAAGTTTTGTAATCCTTATACTTTTGAGCAAGAAGATAGCGCGGAGACCCCgtgggaaaaggaaaaggaaaaggaaaagaaaaagaaaaaatatcgGGGCTGACTGGAAACAACCCAGCGGTAAATTATGACGTGTATCAACCTAGGGGCGACGGCAACGAGGAAAGCAGGGGGCGGAAAAATTAAAGCAGCCCACTCGTGTCGGTTGTTTCCGGTCCTTAACAGACTAATAAGTAGATGCGACTCATACTTCTGTCATGGCCCGACAAGGCGACACCGTCACATGCTGGTCTGTGGGCCCATCTTCAAATTGAGGAATTCTTATCATATGGACTCATGGAAAGTTGACTCGTACCTTATAAAACCCGACATCTGGGCCCTACTTTCCGTTTGATCGCCTTCTACACACGAGCACATGGCTGTGCTCCTCTGTAGCACCCTTCAGTCCTCTATTCATGCACTTGCGTGTTCCGGAGGTCTTTCCATTCCGGTTATTGCTTATACAATTCGAGAAACCTCATTGATTAGGGAGAGACAACCGGCTAGTTAATTTCCAATaagtacaaaaataaaaaaaagttcgGAAATTGATTATCATAAATATGGTAGGAGTTGAATTTCATTTAGTGATCAATAATTGGAATTTTAATGTACCGAAAATTTCACTTGcttaaaatttttgagttattgttcAAAGATCAATTGATttaatcttctttttttgttttttcaaaagttgatacctTTGTGTTAATTTTCTTAAATGAGCCAAGCATGCGAATAAGATTAAACTACTTAAAGTCTTTAATCAAAAACTTGGATCATACACTTGTTCGAGATCtttcttttatatattttttttcgaTCTATTGATAGTTATATTTATGATTAAAGATGATAtctagtgtgtttggatagtgtgttatttgagatatttttaccgtaacactttttgtgatgtgatgtatgtgagacaaaaagataattgaaaagataaaaaactgtattgaaaattgtaatggtgacgtaagcaaatatatttggagaAATAAtccactatccaaacacactaagATATTTGTTGTACATGTATTGAATAAAAACTCGATGAATGTATTATTTACAATCCATGCatctaatataaaaaaaatagagtTAACCCATTCTACATCTCGATGAATGGTTAAAATAAAAACATGGTTAATAACTAAAAAAGCTAATACCATTCCTATTTTCATTTATCAGACAATTTAAAGGACATTTGATACTAAGATCAAGAACAAATCTTGATACTCCCTTCGGAGGCAGGGCGCCAttatagaaaaaggaaaagcttGAAACAAAGAAGCCTGCCGCTCTTT
It includes:
- the LOC113738715 gene encoding auxin-induced protein 22A; this encodes MAKDGLGLEITELRLGLPGGGFDQVMLKTGKKRAFSEIEEDHHQNGKRSNEAKSEIIPKNQVVGWPPVCSHRRKISFNGQESTKLYVKVSMDGAPFLRKIDLAAQKCYSDLQLNLERLFGCYGIGEALNDADSSEFVPIYEDKDGDWMLLGDVPWTMFIESCIRLRIMKRTDAKGIGIHPKSSLKGTSRDG